In Nerophis ophidion isolate RoL-2023_Sa linkage group LG03, RoL_Noph_v1.0, whole genome shotgun sequence, the following are encoded in one genomic region:
- the LOC133549820 gene encoding uncharacterized protein LOC133549820 isoform X2 gives MQTESAKMVPEKVRHLRPLSLYSRMNMPKGNPDSFPEPFINHKFEIVTSGATKRKLADCHQENDENLAKKPFQPSLLLCSPAPTQYSPLVLSRAALSAKAPSVEVQANVACELTPKPCGHEEVDPCVLKCVISGHQPAFDADVDKLLSLDPSDINGNVKYEDEDKGYLSMYLQPPPTCSPDNLASEPLGPTQVSGCSVPLTMNHQDLAVGGLSMRSPVELLGDSVQGEWNIGSPILESSVCVKVGDCSVSQVGEEAPPNETESLLECSALDSDTSLKVQVKSVVQIPSKPTSSSTPDAPFQKKSNSKNSGRPVVFKTAEDWKREKEKYVQLVFKHIHEGSGAPQDAVGELRSLMAHVGHDASGRSWQHPCDLTCRNYQARLGRAVPKMTLREWQAKNSHMHKRFNKTPKIFQRSPVF, from the exons atgCAAACTGAGAGCGCCAAAATGGTTCCAGAAAAAGTCAGGCACCTTAGACCTCTGTCGTTGTACTCCAGGATGAACATGCCTAAAGGGAACCCGGACAGTTTCCCTGAGCCGTtcattaatcataaatttgaaatTGTCACCAGTGGTGCGACGAAGCGTAAATTAGCTGATTGCCATCAGGAGAACGATGAGAATCTGGCAAAGAAACCATTTCAACCTTCGCTGTTGCTCTGCAGCCCTGCGCCGACACAATACTCCCCTCTTGTCTTATCCCGGGCCGCGTTGTCAGCCAAAGCACCATCTGTCGAAGTCCAGGCCAATGTGGCATGCGAGTTGACCCCGAAACCATGTGGGCACGAGGAGGTGGATCCTTGTGTGTTGAAGTGTGTGATCTCAGGACATCAACCTGCCTTTGACGCTGATGTCGATAAGCTCTTGTCCCTTGATCCATCTGACATTAACGGTAATGTAAAATACGAGGATGAGGATAAAGGATATTTATCCATGTACCTGCAGCCCCCGCCTACCTGCAGCCCGGATAATCTTGCCTCTGAACCTCTGGGGCCAACTCAGGTTTCAGGATGTAGCGTCCCTCTCACGATGAACCATCAAGACCTCGCTGTAGGCGGGTTGTCCATGCGATCGCCCGTAGAACTTTTGGGCGACTCTGTGCAAGGGGAGTGGAATATCGGCTCCCCCATTCTAGAATCCTCTGTGTGTGTGAAGGTGGGGGATTGTAGTGTGAGCCAAGTAGGTGAGGAGGCGCCGCCAAATGAGACAGAATCCCTCCTTGAGTGCAGTGCGCTTGATTCGGACACTAGTTTGAAAGTCCAG GTCAAATCAGTGGTGCAGATTCCCAGTAAGCCCACATCCAGCAGTACACCAGATGCACCTTTCCAAAAGAAGTCCAACTCAAAAAACAGTGGCAG GCCAGTTGTCTTTAAAACTGCAGAGGATTGGAAGCGAGAGAAAGAGAAATATGTCCAGTTAGTCTTTAAACACATCCATGAGGGTTCAGGTGCTCCTCAAG ATGCTGTTGGAGAATTGCGCAGTTTGATGGCACATGTCGGCCATGATGCTTCCGGAAGATCATGGCAGCATCCATGTGACCTAACATGCAGGAACTACCAAGCACGTTTGGGGAGAGCTGTGCCCAAAATGACCCTTCGCGAGTGGCAGGCCAAGAACTCCCACATGCACAAGCGCTTTAACAAGACGccgaaaatatttcaaagaagtCCCGTTTTCTAA
- the LOC133549820 gene encoding uncharacterized protein LOC133549820 isoform X1, whose protein sequence is MQTESAKMVPEKVRHLRPLSLYSRMNMPKGNPDSFPEPFINHKFEIVTSGATKRKLADCHQENDENLAKKPFQPSLLLCSPAPTQYSPLVLSRAALSAKAPSVEVQANVACELTPKPCGHEEVDPCVLKCVISGHQPAFDADVDKLLSLDPSDINGNVKYEDEDKGYLSMYLQPPPTCSPDNLASEPLGPTQVSGCSVPLTMNHQDLAVGGLSMRSPVELLGDSVQGEWNIGSPILESSVCVKVGDCSVSQVGEEAPPNETESLLECSALDSDTSLKVQVKSVVQIPSKPTSSSTPDAPFQKKSNSKNSGRPVVFKTAEDWKREKEKYVQLVFKHIHEGSGAPQGKNHDPPPPVNDCTVQTCWCICQDAVGELRSLMAHVGHDASGRSWQHPCDLTCRNYQARLGRAVPKMTLREWQAKNSHMHKRFNKTPKIFQRSPVF, encoded by the exons atgCAAACTGAGAGCGCCAAAATGGTTCCAGAAAAAGTCAGGCACCTTAGACCTCTGTCGTTGTACTCCAGGATGAACATGCCTAAAGGGAACCCGGACAGTTTCCCTGAGCCGTtcattaatcataaatttgaaatTGTCACCAGTGGTGCGACGAAGCGTAAATTAGCTGATTGCCATCAGGAGAACGATGAGAATCTGGCAAAGAAACCATTTCAACCTTCGCTGTTGCTCTGCAGCCCTGCGCCGACACAATACTCCCCTCTTGTCTTATCCCGGGCCGCGTTGTCAGCCAAAGCACCATCTGTCGAAGTCCAGGCCAATGTGGCATGCGAGTTGACCCCGAAACCATGTGGGCACGAGGAGGTGGATCCTTGTGTGTTGAAGTGTGTGATCTCAGGACATCAACCTGCCTTTGACGCTGATGTCGATAAGCTCTTGTCCCTTGATCCATCTGACATTAACGGTAATGTAAAATACGAGGATGAGGATAAAGGATATTTATCCATGTACCTGCAGCCCCCGCCTACCTGCAGCCCGGATAATCTTGCCTCTGAACCTCTGGGGCCAACTCAGGTTTCAGGATGTAGCGTCCCTCTCACGATGAACCATCAAGACCTCGCTGTAGGCGGGTTGTCCATGCGATCGCCCGTAGAACTTTTGGGCGACTCTGTGCAAGGGGAGTGGAATATCGGCTCCCCCATTCTAGAATCCTCTGTGTGTGTGAAGGTGGGGGATTGTAGTGTGAGCCAAGTAGGTGAGGAGGCGCCGCCAAATGAGACAGAATCCCTCCTTGAGTGCAGTGCGCTTGATTCGGACACTAGTTTGAAAGTCCAG GTCAAATCAGTGGTGCAGATTCCCAGTAAGCCCACATCCAGCAGTACACCAGATGCACCTTTCCAAAAGAAGTCCAACTCAAAAAACAGTGGCAG GCCAGTTGTCTTTAAAACTGCAGAGGATTGGAAGCGAGAGAAAGAGAAATATGTCCAGTTAGTCTTTAAACACATCCATGAGGGTTCAGGTGCTCCTCAAGGTAAGAaccatgaccccccccccccagtaaATGACTGTACTGTTCAAACATGCTGGTGTATTTGCCAAGATGCTGTTGGAGAATTGCGCAGTTTGATGGCACATGTCGGCCATGATGCTTCCGGAAGATCATGGCAGCATCCATGTGACCTAACATGCAGGAACTACCAAGCACGTTTGGGGAGAGCTGTGCCCAAAATGACCCTTCGCGAGTGGCAGGCCAAGAACTCCCACATGCACAAGCGCTTTAACAAGACGccgaaaatatttcaaagaagtCCCGTTTTCTAA